A DNA window from Meiothermus cerbereus DSM 11376 contains the following coding sequences:
- a CDS encoding transposase codes for RKVLVLLLDNAGWHRAKDLQVPPGLLLLHLPPYTPELSPAEPVVPLLREAVANESFPSLEALQERLAERCVYLQEHPEVIRGVAGFGWIPEE; via the coding sequence CGGAAGGTTCTGGTGCTGCTTTTGGACAACGCAGGCTGGCACCGGGCCAAAGACCTCCAGGTACCGCCCGGTCTGCTGCTGCTGCACTTACCGCCCTACACCCCCGAGCTCTCCCCGGCAGAGCCGGTGGTGCCTTTGCTGCGGGAAGCGGTGGCCAATGAGAGTTTCCCCAGCTTGGAGGCTTTGCAAGAGCGTCTGGCAGAGCGGTGTGTCTATCTCCAGGAGCACCCCGAGGTCATCCGGGGGGTGGCGGGGTTCGGGTGGATTCCTGAAGAATGA